One region of Miscanthus floridulus cultivar M001 chromosome 19, ASM1932011v1, whole genome shotgun sequence genomic DNA includes:
- the LOC136525480 gene encoding putative UDP-glucose flavonoid 3-O-glucosyltransferase 3: MVNRVTQLEPGLLAAIAEGRCVPPLYPIGPVLNLGVKDASDDEACVRGSTLVVFLCFASLGWFDAAKARKVAAGLERSGHRFLWALHGPPAASSRHPSDADLES; the protein is encoded by the coding sequence ATGGTCAACAGGGTGACCCAGCTCGAGCCGGGGCTTCTCGCCGCCATCGCTGAAGGCCGGTGCGTGCCACCGCTGTACCCGATCGGCCCAGTGCTCAACCTAGGTGTGAAAGATGCGTCCGACGATGAGGCGTGCGTCCGTGGCTCGACGTTGGTGGTGTTCCTCTGCTTCGCAAGCCTGGGCTGGTTCGACGCCGCGAAGGCGCGCAAGGTCGCCGCGGGGCTGGAGCGGAGCGGCCACCGGTTCCTGTGGGCGCTGCACGGCCCTCCCGCGGCCAGCTCGCGACACCCGTCGGACGCCGACCTAGAGTCCTAG
- the LOC136525898 gene encoding cell division control protein 48 homolog C-like: MAKRPRHAGNGAGRSQLSSLEWELHRRILNGGLARRGASAEDVANTLRIHHPKLGRHKHGPFVACVRRALASISIPSPSSPSSSDSSDDGSSASRRRRHDGHATTSSSTSVSDAAAHPSPPAPTFDLTNSIIRSNYAAQTAKRNQQLEIEVTAEKPRRLITADGGGGGDAKPEAALAAAEGFGRGDKGPRFADLGGMEAVIEELMMEVVVPLCHPELPHRLGVRPVAGLLLHGPPGCGKTTLAHAIANETGLPFYKISAPEVISGVSGASEENIRGLFQKAYRTAPSIVFIDEIDAIASKRENLQREMERRIVTQLMTCMDHFHQNIGSGSGNLEAESSEKKPGYVIVIGATNRPDAVDQALRRPGRFDREISLGVPDENARKQILKMLTQHLRLEGEFDLFKIARATPGFVGADLKALVDKAGNLAMKRIIDERRVQYRREHDRNSKHDWWRQPWDESEVEGLHITMDDFEEATKMVQPSLRREGFSSVPDVTWDDVGGLDSLRREFDRCIIRCIKHPEDYEVFGVNMQAGFLLFGPPGCGKTLIAKAVAHEAGANFIHIKGPELLNKYVGESESEVRKIFTRARTNSPCILFFDEVDALTTKRGREGGWVVERLLNQLLIELDGADQRQGVYVIGATNRIDVIDDAVLRPGRFGKKHYVPLPGADERVSILKAHARSKPVSTDVDLDALARRAECNNLTGADLASLINEAAMAALEERLEFIENGTSSLSSSCLIEISHFERALSKIKPSVSEQQIKHYEALSKRYSSN, translated from the exons ATGGCGAAGCGCCCGCGCCACGCCGGCAACGGCGCCGGCCGCTCCCAGCTGTCGTCCTTAGAGTGGGAACTCCACCGCCGCATACTCAACGGCGGCCTAGCCCGCCGCGGCGCCTCCGCCGAGGACGTCGCCAACACCCTCCGCATCCACCACCCGAAGCTCGGCCGCCATAAGCACGGCCCCTTCGTCGCCTGCGTCCGCCGCGCTctcgcctccatctccatcccctccccctcctccccttcctcctctGACTCCTCCGACGACGGCTCATccgcctcccgccgccgccgccacgacggCCACGCCACcacatcctcctccacctccgtctCCGACGCCGCCGCCCACCCGTCGCCACCAGCCCCCACCTTCGACCTCACCAACTCCATTATCCGCTCCAACTACGCCGCGCAGACGGCCAAGCGGAACCAGCAGCTGGAGATCGAGGTCACCGCAGAGAAGCCGCGCCGCCTCATCACGgccgacggcggtggcggcggcgacgccaAGCCGGAGGCCGCCCTGGCTGCTGCTGAAGGGTTCGGCAGAGGGGACAAGGGGCCGAGGTTCGCCGACCTCGGCGGGATGGAGGCGGTGATCGAGGAGCTCATGATGGAGGTGGTCGTGCCTCTGTGCCATCCTGAGCTGCCGCACCGACTTGGCGTCAGGCCTGTCGCCGGGCTGCTGCTGCACGGACCGCCTGGTTGCGGAAAGACCACCCTTGCCCATGCCATTGCCAACGAGACTGGCTTGCCATTCTATAAGATCTCCGCACCGGAAGTCATATCTGGGGTGTCTG GAGCTTCTGAGGAAAACATCAGGGGCTTATTTCAGAAGGCTTATCGGACTGCTCCCTCGATTGTATTTATTGATGAGATAGATGCAATTGCATCCAAGAGGGAGAATCTACAACGAGAAATGGAACGGCGTATAGTTACTCAATTAATGACATGCATGGACCATTTCCACCAAAATATTGGATCAGGCAGTGGCAACTTGGAAGCTGAATCATCTGAAAAGAAACCTGGTTATGTTATTGTCATTGGAGCCACAAATAGGCCTGATGCTGTGGACCAAGCCCTGCGAAGGCCAGGAAGGTTTGACCGAGAGATATCTCTTGGTGTTCCAGATGAGAATGCACGAAAGCAAATCTTGAAGATGCTTACTCAGCATCTTCGACTTGAAGGCGAATTTGACTTGTTCAAGATAGCTAGGGCGACACCAGGTTTTGTTGGTGCTGACTTGAAGGCATTAGTGGATAAAGCAGGGAATCTAGCAATGAAGAGAATAATTGATGAAAGAAGAGTTCAATATCGCCGTGAGCATGACAGGAATAGCAAGCATGACTGGTGGAGACAACCCTGGGATGAAAGTGAGGTGGAGGGCCTACATATTACCATGGATGACTTTGAG GAAGCAACAAAAATGGTTCAACCATCTTTGAGAAGAGAAGGGTTTTCTTCTGTCCCTGATGTCACATGGGATGATGTTGGAGGTCTTGATTCATTAAGAAGAGAGTTTGACCGCTGCATTATTCGTTGTATCAAGCACCCTGAAGACTATGAG GTATTTGGAGTGAATATGCAAGCTGGCTTCCTTCTGTTTGGACCTCCTGGTTGCGGGAAAACACTAATAGCAAAAGCAGTGGCACATGAGGCAGGGGCTAATTTTATTCACATCAAG GGGCCTGAGCTATTGAACAAGTATGTTGGGGAGAGTGAATCGGAAGTTAGGAAAATATTCACTCGTGCAAGGACTAACTCCCCATGCATCCTATTTTTTGATGAG GTTGATGCTTTGACAACAaaaagagggagagagggaggatgGGTTGTTGAACGTCTCTTAAATCAG TTACTTATCGAACTTGATGGTGCTGATCAACGCCAAGGTGTCTATGTGATAGGAGCTACAAACAG GATTGATGTGATAGATGATGCTGTTTTACGGCCTGGTAGATTTGGAAAGAAACATTATGTACCTTTACCTGGTGCAGACGAGCGTGTTTCAATATTAAAAGCACATGCTCGTAGCAAGCCTGTCTCGACTGATGTTGATTTGGATGCACTTGCACGTCGTGCTGAATGCAACAATCTCACTGGTGCTGACCTAGCATCGCTG ATCAATGAAGCAGCAATGGCAGCATTGGAAGAGAGATTAGAATTCATTGAGAACGGGACATCCTCTCTGAGTTCGTCTTGTTTGATTGAGATCTCGCACTTTGAACGTGCTCTATCAAAGATCAAGCCATCAGTATCTGAACAG CAAATCAAACATTATGAGGCCTTGTCAAAGAGATACTCGTCAAACTGA
- the LOC136525899 gene encoding haloacid dehalogenase-like hydrolase domain-containing protein Sgpp isoform X2, with translation MNTRPKEATQFGIQQQLAMESGIGRVAPLEAVLFDIDGTMAISDPFHHRATSEMLLKVGYNNGVPITPEFGMAHMAGRSNEQIGRFLFPDWDQARLDAFFAEKEALFARYAGEGLREIAGLTALCRWADERGLKRAAVTNAPRANAELMISILGLTDFFQLVVTAEECERFKPFPDPYLRSLELLGVSPEHAVVFEDSTTGVQAGVAAGMPVVAIAEESREDKLLAVGATLVIRDYEDPKLWTALDKLDTAKPEAAAEANGTHTQL, from the exons ATGAACACAAGACCCAAAGAAGCAACCCAGTTTGGCATCCAGCAGCAACTGGCCATGGAAAG TGGGATCGGCAGAGTGGCTCCTCTGGAGGCCGTGCTCTTCGACATTGACGGCACCATGGCCATCTCGGACCCGTTCCACCACAGGGCCACCTCGGAGATGCTCCTCAAGGTGGGCTACAACAACGGCGTCCCCATCACGCCGGAGTTTGGCATGGCGCACATGGCCGGCCGGAGCAACGAGCAGATCGGTCGCTTCCTCTTCCCGGACTGGGACCAGGCTCGGCTCGACGCCTTCTTCGCCGAGAAAGAGGCGCTCTTCGCCAGGTACGCCGGCGAGGGCCTCAGGGAGATCGCCGGCCTCACCGCGCTCTGCCGCTGGGCCGACGAGCGCGGGCTCAAGCGCGCCGCCGTCACCAACGCGCCCAGGGCCAACGCCGAGCTCATGATCTCCATCCTCGGCCTCACTGACTTCTTCCAACTCGTCGTCACCGCCGAGGAGTGCGAGCGATTTAAGCCCTTCCCGGACCCGTACCTCAGGTCGCTGGAGCTGCTCGGTGTCTCGCCGGAGCACGCCGTCGTGTTCGAGGACTCCACCACTGGCGTGCAGGCCGGCGTTGCTGCTGGGATGCCGGTGGTTGCCATCGCCGAGGAGAGCCGGGAGGACAAGCTGCTCGCCGTCGGCGCCACGCTTGTCATCAGGGACTACGAAGATCCCAAGCTCTGGACAGCATTGGACAAACTGGACACCGCCAAGCCTGAAGCTGCTGCTGAGGCCAATGGAACTCATACACAACTGTAG
- the LOC136525899 gene encoding haloacid dehalogenase-like hydrolase domain-containing protein Sgpp isoform X1 — protein sequence MNTRPKEATQFGIQQQLAMESSGIGRVAPLEAVLFDIDGTMAISDPFHHRATSEMLLKVGYNNGVPITPEFGMAHMAGRSNEQIGRFLFPDWDQARLDAFFAEKEALFARYAGEGLREIAGLTALCRWADERGLKRAAVTNAPRANAELMISILGLTDFFQLVVTAEECERFKPFPDPYLRSLELLGVSPEHAVVFEDSTTGVQAGVAAGMPVVAIAEESREDKLLAVGATLVIRDYEDPKLWTALDKLDTAKPEAAAEANGTHTQL from the exons ATGAACACAAGACCCAAAGAAGCAACCCAGTTTGGCATCCAGCAGCAACTGGCCATGGAAAG CAGTGGGATCGGCAGAGTGGCTCCTCTGGAGGCCGTGCTCTTCGACATTGACGGCACCATGGCCATCTCGGACCCGTTCCACCACAGGGCCACCTCGGAGATGCTCCTCAAGGTGGGCTACAACAACGGCGTCCCCATCACGCCGGAGTTTGGCATGGCGCACATGGCCGGCCGGAGCAACGAGCAGATCGGTCGCTTCCTCTTCCCGGACTGGGACCAGGCTCGGCTCGACGCCTTCTTCGCCGAGAAAGAGGCGCTCTTCGCCAGGTACGCCGGCGAGGGCCTCAGGGAGATCGCCGGCCTCACCGCGCTCTGCCGCTGGGCCGACGAGCGCGGGCTCAAGCGCGCCGCCGTCACCAACGCGCCCAGGGCCAACGCCGAGCTCATGATCTCCATCCTCGGCCTCACTGACTTCTTCCAACTCGTCGTCACCGCCGAGGAGTGCGAGCGATTTAAGCCCTTCCCGGACCCGTACCTCAGGTCGCTGGAGCTGCTCGGTGTCTCGCCGGAGCACGCCGTCGTGTTCGAGGACTCCACCACTGGCGTGCAGGCCGGCGTTGCTGCTGGGATGCCGGTGGTTGCCATCGCCGAGGAGAGCCGGGAGGACAAGCTGCTCGCCGTCGGCGCCACGCTTGTCATCAGGGACTACGAAGATCCCAAGCTCTGGACAGCATTGGACAAACTGGACACCGCCAAGCCTGAAGCTGCTGCTGAGGCCAATGGAACTCATACACAACTGTAG
- the LOC136525900 gene encoding haloacid dehalogenase-like hydrolase domain-containing protein Sgpp — protein sequence MAAPAPNGNPTVSSLATTVPVQAVLFDIDGTLCDSDPLHHLAFQELLLEIGYNNGVPIDDEFFIKNIAGRSDVEAAQNLFPDWPLEKGLKFLDDKEAKYRSLAKERLVPVKGLGKVVQWVKDHGYKRAAVTNAPRINAELMISLLGLSDFFQAVIIGGECEQPKPAPYPYLKALKELEVSAEHTFIFEDSPSGIRAGVAAGMPVVGLATRNPENSIIEAGAALLIKDYEDPKLWAALEEIDREEAKLKKASA from the exons CTCCCTGGCGACAACGGTTCCCGTCCAGGCGGTTCTGTTCGACATCGACGGGACGCTGTGCGACTCGGATCCCCTCCACCATCTCGCTTTCCAAGAGCTGCTTCTCGAG ATCGGGTACAACAACGGTGTGCCGATAGACGACGAGTTCTTCATCAAGAATATCGCTGGGAGGAGCGACGTCGAAGCTGCCCAGAATCTGTTCCCGGATTGGCCCCTTGAGAAGGGGCTCAAATTCCTGGATGACAAGGAAGCTAAATACAGAAG TTTGGCAAAAGAGCGCTTGGTACCTGTAAAGGGCCTCGGGAAAGTGGTCCAGTGGGTCAAAGACCACGGGTACAAGCGCGCAGCAGTAACCAACGCCCCAAGGATCAACGCGGAGCTCATGATCTCCCTTCTGGGCCTCTCAGACTTCTTCCAGGCTGTTATCATCGGAGGCGAATGTGAGCAGCCAAAGCCTGCACCATACCCTTACCTCAAGGCCCTCAAGGAGCTTGAAGTGTCTGCAGAGCACACCTTCATCTTTGAG GATTCTCCTTCTGGTATACGGGCAGGCGTCGCAGCAGGAATGCCTGTCGTTGGTTTAGCGACAAGGAACCCAGAGAACTCCATAATTGAAGCAGGAGCCGCGTTGCTCATCAAGGATTACGAAGATCCTAAGCTCTGGGCAGCGCTTGAAGAGATCGACAGAGAGGAAGCTAAGCTGAAGAAGGCCAGcgcatga